A stretch of the Thermoproteota archaeon genome encodes the following:
- a CDS encoding helix-turn-helix domain-containing protein, whose amino-acid sequence MEVEEELDRELLSTYHRRILKEIVAKKIAGDILFSQNIGLAMRKWREYFGIKQSELARLLGVSASVVSDYESSRRKSPGSLVLRRFIMTLLDEDEKKGGAVIRTLVRTTGMIPLLSSVIDMSEFTLPIELEKFLEVIEGRIVVEAPQPTYIHGYTVIDSIKAILSLSGSDFMRLFGTSTERALIFTKVSAGRSPMVALKVIDIRPSLVVLHGPPPDNVDKLGMKLASTMRVPLAVSMIEDVYELVERLRELTG is encoded by the coding sequence ATGGAGGTCGAGGAGGAACTCGATAGGGAACTACTTTCAACATACCACAGAAGGATCCTAAAGGAGATCGTGGCTAAGAAGATAGCTGGAGACATCCTTTTCAGCCAAAACATAGGACTGGCCATGAGGAAATGGAGGGAGTATTTCGGCATTAAGCAAAGCGAGTTGGCTAGGCTATTAGGGGTATCCGCGTCCGTAGTTTCGGACTACGAGTCGAGCAGGAGGAAGAGTCCGGGATCCCTCGTCCTTAGAAGGTTCATAATGACTCTCCTCGATGAGGATGAGAAGAAGGGAGGGGCCGTAATCAGAACTCTAGTTAGAACGACCGGGATGATCCCGCTCCTCTCGAGCGTCATAGACATGAGCGAGTTCACACTTCCGATAGAGTTGGAGAAGTTCTTGGAGGTCATAGAAGGTAGGATAGTTGTGGAGGCTCCGCAGCCCACCTACATCCACGGATATACGGTTATAGACAGCATAAAAGCCATACTCAGCCTGAGCGGATCCGACTTCATGAGACTCTTCGGCACCTCCACTGAGAGGGCCCTCATCTTCACCAAGGTATCGGCTGGCAGGAGCCCGATGGTGGCCCTCAAGGTCATAGACATAAGGCCCAGTCTGGTGGTCCTTCACGGACCCCCGCCTGATAACGTTGATAAGCTTGGAATGAAGCTAGCCTCCACCATGAGAGTACCCTTGGCTGTTTCCATGATAGAAGACGTATATGAGCTTGTGGAGAGGCTCAGGGAGTTAACTGGCTGA
- a CDS encoding EamA family transporter, whose translation MTDGRVYVAAAAFLWGTIGIATKIALSAGAGPASISAFRAAVSAILALAVLRRKVFDSNLILLGLLFTGPLFLTYMFSVMLSGMGIAAVLLYTAPALVVLLASVFLGERVTGRKVVALFLAGVGAFLTQLPDIGDLNFGGILFGLGSSLAYSGIILMARKLMTHGYSALEVGLGPQPWSALELAPFLFIDRYELNPQFLASVIYLGIFTSFLAYYLHAKGVGEVEAGTAGIVSNVEPASAVALGLLTGENLGVEGLVGSALVIAGAILAG comes from the coding sequence TTGACCGACGGTAGGGTCTACGTCGCGGCAGCAGCTTTCCTATGGGGGACAATTGGGATTGCTACGAAAATAGCCTTATCAGCCGGAGCGGGTCCAGCCTCTATAAGCGCTTTCAGGGCGGCTGTCAGCGCTATTCTCGCCCTAGCGGTTCTTCGGAGAAAGGTCTTCGATAGTAATTTAATCCTCCTAGGCCTGCTGTTCACGGGACCTCTTTTCCTCACCTATATGTTCAGCGTCATGCTCTCTGGTATGGGGATCGCGGCTGTTCTACTGTACACTGCCCCGGCGCTTGTCGTCTTACTCGCTTCCGTGTTCTTAGGTGAGAGGGTGACTGGGAGGAAGGTTGTTGCTCTGTTCCTAGCTGGCGTGGGCGCCTTCTTGACCCAGCTCCCAGATATAGGCGATCTAAACTTTGGCGGCATCCTCTTTGGGCTGGGGAGCAGCCTAGCCTACTCAGGGATAATATTGATGGCGAGAAAACTGATGACCCACGGATATTCCGCCTTGGAAGTTGGGTTAGGACCTCAACCTTGGTCGGCGCTTGAGCTGGCCCCGTTCCTCTTCATAGATAGGTACGAACTTAACCCACAGTTCTTGGCGTCCGTAATCTACTTGGGGATCTTTACATCCTTCTTAGCCTACTACCTGCACGCCAAGGGGGTGGGCGAGGTGGAAGCCGGAACCGCTGGTATAGTGTCAAACGTGGAACCGGCATCTGCAGTGGCCCTAGGTCTGCTGACGGGCGAGAATCTGGGTGTAGAAGGACTGGTGGGGTCAGCTTTGGTAATAGCGGGCGCGATCCTGGCAGGATGA
- a CDS encoding RuvB-like domain-containing protein: MVEIEEIGGELRMERIGAHSHIKGLGLDENGRAKQVADGLVGQTRAREAAGLVVMMAKEGKLSGKAVLLAGPPGTGKTAIAVAMARELGEDVPFIQLSGSEIYSTERKKTEVLMEAMRKAIGVKVRELRKVYEGEVKELDIKMGSSPYNPFVKVPQEAVITLKTTEEEKKIRVGPNVARQLVEFGITEGDVIMIDAKDGRVSKVGRSTESFSYDLEAEQLVPRPDGPVLKEKEFVYVLTLDDLDRMVARRRSGGGLFSLLFGVEEKELDPEVRAAVDQQVKEWVEMGRAEIVPGVMFIDDAHLMDIEALSFISRAMESELVPIIVMATNRGITKIRGTEIEAPFGMPLDLLDRLVIITTDKYSKEEVGHILRIRAKEEGVKLSDDALELLMDLGAEKSLRYAVQILGIAGVRIRARGKEEIGREDVKEVAKRFSDVREAVDHLRRYEEELLK; this comes from the coding sequence ATGGTCGAGATAGAGGAGATAGGCGGAGAGCTGAGGATGGAGAGGATAGGGGCGCATAGCCACATAAAGGGCCTCGGGTTAGACGAAAACGGTAGGGCGAAACAGGTGGCGGACGGGCTGGTCGGCCAGACTAGGGCTAGGGAGGCTGCTGGCTTGGTCGTGATGATGGCAAAGGAGGGGAAGCTGAGTGGGAAAGCAGTGCTGCTTGCGGGTCCTCCTGGTACCGGGAAGACCGCCATAGCCGTGGCCATGGCTAGGGAGCTGGGGGAGGACGTTCCTTTCATCCAGCTGAGCGGATCAGAGATATACAGTACTGAGAGGAAGAAGACCGAGGTCCTGATGGAGGCGATGAGGAAGGCCATAGGTGTCAAGGTCAGGGAACTGAGGAAGGTCTACGAGGGAGAGGTCAAGGAGCTGGACATTAAGATGGGATCCAGTCCCTACAATCCCTTCGTGAAGGTCCCCCAAGAGGCCGTGATAACCCTGAAGACCACGGAGGAGGAGAAGAAGATAAGGGTCGGACCGAACGTGGCTAGGCAGCTCGTGGAATTCGGGATCACAGAGGGAGATGTGATAATGATAGACGCCAAGGACGGTAGGGTATCCAAGGTGGGCAGATCCACTGAATCATTCTCATACGATCTGGAGGCGGAACAGCTCGTGCCTAGGCCAGATGGACCAGTCCTCAAGGAGAAGGAGTTCGTGTACGTACTCACACTGGACGATCTAGACAGAATGGTGGCTAGGAGGAGGAGCGGTGGTGGTCTATTCTCCCTACTCTTCGGAGTTGAGGAGAAGGAGTTAGATCCCGAGGTGAGGGCCGCCGTAGATCAGCAGGTGAAGGAATGGGTTGAGATGGGCAGAGCGGAGATAGTGCCGGGAGTGATGTTCATAGACGACGCTCACTTGATGGACATAGAGGCACTTAGCTTCATTTCTAGGGCCATGGAGAGTGAGCTCGTACCCATCATAGTGATGGCCACCAATAGGGGAATCACTAAGATCAGGGGGACGGAGATAGAGGCTCCTTTCGGCATGCCCCTCGATCTGCTGGACAGGCTCGTGATAATAACAACTGACAAGTACAGCAAAGAGGAAGTAGGTCACATACTCCGAATAAGAGCTAAGGAGGAGGGAGTCAAGCTGAGTGACGACGCCCTCGAACTTCTAATGGATCTGGGAGCAGAGAAATCCCTCAGATACGCCGTTCAAATACTCGGAATAGCGGGTGTGAGGATTAGGGCCAGAGGAAAGGAGGAGATAGGCAGAGAAGATGTGAAAGAGGTGGCTAAGAGATTCAGCGATGTGAGGGAAGCAGTGGATCACCTGAGAAGGTACGAGGAGGAGCTGCTCAAGTAA
- a CDS encoding glycosyltransferase family 39 protein, producing the protein MVKGMRWLLFLIIPLALYLYAYFRTPLLPLIDGPYYSAQVSWIARYWTLRHPDPPLTFYLLLPFYFATGDNILAVKAGVPMISSLMFVPAFMYFREVDGDDEAAILGALALTTSYYTVRLVTDFVKNAFGLIWVFSWLFFSLKYGREGGLRNLVGATISVLLVMLTHILDFGFTVGLSILYALLRRDRRAMTLASISSAFLALAFLQPWIVGGDVSKGVALVEQVAEGEVGPSGLLDLVPLVSPLLLLWSWYKSKEPMHGSLGLVSLLFSLPFYGRGWVMRFRNLGGIPLSAVLSRGKAEVGRGRILAVLALVLVASSGFTLASMVRPTVDMATFNEMKYVLDRYRSPIFVPDVKIRYWAETLSFDVTSTPEGASYMLICQPSHPGSPAKGSALPSKAEALVRRLRAQPVFQGERCTLFKMRGR; encoded by the coding sequence ATGGTTAAGGGGATGAGGTGGCTCCTATTCCTGATTATCCCGCTAGCCCTCTACCTGTACGCCTATTTCAGGACCCCCTTACTTCCCTTAATAGATGGGCCCTACTACTCCGCCCAAGTGAGTTGGATAGCCCGCTACTGGACCCTCAGACATCCAGATCCTCCACTAACCTTCTACCTGCTGCTTCCCTTCTACTTCGCTACTGGAGACAATATCTTGGCAGTGAAGGCGGGGGTCCCAATGATATCCTCGCTCATGTTCGTTCCGGCCTTCATGTACTTCAGGGAAGTCGATGGAGATGATGAGGCAGCCATCCTAGGGGCTTTAGCACTGACCACCTCCTACTACACTGTTAGATTGGTCACTGACTTCGTGAAGAATGCTTTTGGCCTGATATGGGTGTTCTCTTGGCTATTCTTCTCATTAAAGTACGGGAGAGAGGGTGGGTTGAGGAACCTGGTGGGCGCGACGATCTCGGTTCTCTTGGTCATGCTCACCCACATCTTGGATTTCGGGTTCACGGTAGGCCTCTCCATCCTCTACGCTTTACTTAGGAGGGACAGGAGGGCAATGACCTTGGCCTCAATTAGTTCGGCCTTCCTCGCCTTAGCCTTTCTCCAGCCCTGGATAGTTGGGGGTGATGTATCCAAGGGGGTGGCCCTCGTTGAACAGGTGGCTGAGGGAGAGGTGGGACCTTCGGGTCTTCTAGATTTGGTGCCCTTAGTGTCCCCCCTTCTCCTCCTCTGGTCATGGTACAAGAGCAAGGAACCGATGCACGGCTCCCTAGGTTTGGTCTCGCTACTGTTCAGCCTCCCTTTCTACGGAAGAGGTTGGGTAATGAGGTTTCGCAATTTGGGGGGGATACCTCTATCTGCCGTACTCTCTAGAGGGAAGGCTGAGGTAGGGAGAGGGAGGATACTCGCCGTTCTAGCGCTGGTGCTCGTGGCCTCCTCGGGATTCACCTTAGCTTCCATGGTGAGGCCCACCGTGGACATGGCTACATTCAATGAGATGAAGTACGTCTTAGATAGGTATCGCTCTCCGATCTTCGTCCCCGATGTGAAGATCAGGTACTGGGCGGAGACCCTCAGTTTTGATGTGACATCCACGCCTGAAGGGGCCAGCTACATGCTGATATGCCAACCCTCTCATCCGGGATCCCCGGCGAAGGGCTCAGCGCTCCCGTCAAAGGCTGAAGCTCTCGTGAGGAGGTTGAGAGCCCAACCCGTGTTTCAGGGGGAGAGATGTACTCTCTTCAAAATGAGAGGGAGATGA
- a CDS encoding D-glucuronyl C5-epimerase family protein, which yields MGRKLLISYLIGLVALLLTGLGLRERSYVPGNCDYLYPDIVDTLRRFESVGLSRAALVQLIDDLNADIEYSKICRRPKLFERYKPRGVEVPLVYIEGQGFNVHAINAMNLATEALSYRGNWTEFYTIMKWMLRYMEIRGNASFFNFYFRWEGADIPWNSSLSQGIAAGYYAIAYKKFGDPVFLQAARGLVNSFLVDQKEGGFVLNTSYGKFYLEYSNSPDDLVLNGFMLSIKGLTLYDSLIGDETSKRLIREGLETLRGMLPDYDDGQWSLYSIKHGRADESYHRLHIRLLYFLGKWYQDDFLLRYAEKWDYYLRTRAKSELPRARQEYLFWRELVHELKEEGGGD from the coding sequence ATGGGTAGAAAGCTGCTTATCTCCTACTTGATCGGCTTGGTGGCCCTCCTACTAACTGGCCTCGGGCTACGAGAGAGATCATACGTCCCGGGGAATTGTGATTACCTGTATCCGGATATCGTCGATACCTTGAGGAGATTCGAGTCCGTGGGATTGAGCAGGGCAGCGTTAGTGCAACTCATAGACGACCTGAATGCAGATATTGAGTATTCCAAGATCTGCAGGAGGCCCAAGCTCTTCGAGAGGTACAAACCGCGCGGGGTTGAAGTTCCCCTCGTTTATATAGAGGGACAGGGCTTCAATGTGCACGCCATTAATGCCATGAATTTAGCTACCGAGGCCCTATCCTATAGAGGGAATTGGACCGAGTTCTACACTATAATGAAGTGGATGCTCCGCTATATGGAGATCAGGGGGAACGCATCCTTCTTCAACTTCTACTTTCGATGGGAAGGGGCCGATATTCCGTGGAACTCATCCCTCTCCCAAGGTATAGCGGCCGGTTATTATGCAATAGCCTATAAGAAATTCGGTGATCCTGTCTTCCTACAAGCCGCTAGAGGTCTAGTGAACAGTTTTCTGGTGGATCAGAAGGAGGGTGGTTTCGTCCTGAATACTTCATACGGTAAGTTCTACCTAGAGTATTCTAACTCACCAGATGATTTGGTGTTGAATGGCTTCATGCTCTCAATAAAGGGATTGACGCTTTACGATTCCCTGATCGGGGATGAGACAAGTAAAAGGCTGATAAGAGAGGGGCTCGAGACCCTGAGAGGGATGCTCCCTGATTACGACGATGGTCAGTGGTCCCTCTACTCTATCAAGCATGGAAGAGCAGATGAAAGCTACCATCGGCTTCATATAAGACTCCTGTACTTCTTGGGGAAATGGTATCAAGATGATTTCCTGTTAAGATATGCGGAGAAGTGGGATTACTATCTAAGAACCAGAGCAAAGTCTGAGCTGCCTCGAGCACGTCAGGAATATCTATTTTGGAGGGAACTGGTGCATGAACTGAAAGAGGAAGGTGGAGGAGATTAG
- a CDS encoding phosphoadenosine phosphosulfate reductase family protein, translated as MRLYWSVQENVPVVSRRCAEREIRVVPTSKTSDPRPATSADLELLRRVVNEQFGSGTYNELIRSEVVLFGRVPYLDTAYEVISDGGVLGHLFFDLYEMRWYFKPLEQSIDRIGHRMEFLRGKIERRGDVVGYADDGPKFKLMGDGLAERVGDRYVVSRIFKPRESLLEEKSGWRDVLRINEPCILAGESRAIRFIWRISRRGRVIVSFSGGKDSSALLEVVRRSGIDYLTYFNDTGLELPETLSFVSEIGYDLLGEAKDSFWSYVGKFGPPARDYRWCCKVIKLLPTYRTLRSLAPGVTLVGQRRFESLARMRSQSIWRNRWLPGFLTGAPINEWSALRTWLYLRLRSVHVNPLYEMGFERLGCYLCPASRLSEFTKIEERYPELWERWRAFLSRYASDNGLDECWIRYGAWRWVDPPDKIRRLCSSLRRPIMTARIGRDIITMSPYDESRFLSLAPSIGELEGSSIEAMDYSITAERDRVFFRGDPMAVLKVGIRASKCAGCGLCEEYCIVDAIQIVGGRATIDPGRCTSCGICNEVCPLTLYLRKIVEIRDWRGEIKYG; from the coding sequence ATGAGGTTGTACTGGAGCGTTCAGGAGAATGTGCCCGTTGTCTCTAGGAGATGCGCCGAGCGGGAGATCAGGGTAGTCCCGACGTCCAAGACCAGCGATCCCAGACCCGCGACGAGCGCGGATCTTGAGCTGCTCAGGAGAGTTGTAAATGAGCAGTTCGGTTCGGGGACCTATAACGAGCTCATAAGGAGTGAAGTCGTCCTCTTCGGCCGGGTCCCCTATCTGGACACCGCTTATGAGGTCATATCTGATGGAGGAGTACTTGGGCACCTCTTCTTCGACTTGTATGAGATGAGATGGTACTTCAAACCGCTCGAGCAGTCCATTGACAGGATAGGTCACAGGATGGAGTTCCTTAGAGGAAAGATTGAGAGGCGGGGAGACGTCGTTGGTTATGCTGATGATGGTCCAAAATTTAAACTAATGGGGGACGGTCTAGCTGAGAGAGTAGGTGATAGATATGTTGTTTCAAGAATTTTTAAGCCTAGAGAAAGTCTTTTAGAGGAAAAAAGTGGTTGGAGAGATGTCTTGAGGATAAACGAACCCTGCATACTGGCTGGTGAATCGAGGGCCATCAGGTTCATTTGGAGAATCTCGAGAAGGGGTAGAGTGATAGTTTCATTTTCAGGAGGGAAGGACAGCTCGGCCCTGCTTGAAGTGGTAAGGAGGAGCGGGATAGATTACCTGACCTACTTCAACGACACAGGCCTAGAACTCCCCGAGACTCTGAGCTTTGTCAGCGAGATAGGTTATGACCTGCTGGGAGAGGCCAAGGACTCTTTCTGGAGCTATGTGGGGAAGTTTGGTCCTCCTGCAAGGGATTACAGATGGTGTTGTAAGGTAATAAAGCTCCTACCCACTTACAGGACGTTGAGATCGCTAGCCCCGGGTGTGACCCTAGTTGGTCAGAGGAGATTCGAATCCCTAGCTAGGATGAGGAGCCAGTCCATCTGGAGAAATAGATGGCTCCCCGGATTCCTGACCGGCGCGCCTATTAATGAATGGAGTGCTCTCAGGACCTGGCTTTATCTCAGGCTGAGATCCGTACATGTTAATCCCCTGTACGAGATGGGATTTGAGAGGCTTGGATGTTACCTGTGTCCGGCATCCAGACTCTCAGAGTTCACTAAGATAGAAGAGCGATATCCGGAGTTGTGGGAACGGTGGCGGGCTTTCCTATCTAGATACGCATCCGATAATGGATTAGACGAATGTTGGATAAGATATGGAGCATGGAGATGGGTGGATCCGCCTGATAAAATTAGGAGACTCTGTAGTAGTTTAAGAAGACCTATAATGACGGCCAGAATTGGAAGAGATATCATTACAATGTCCCCTTACGATGAGAGCAGGTTCCTCAGCTTGGCTCCCTCGATTGGAGAATTGGAAGGAAGCTCCATTGAGGCAATGGATTATTCCATCACCGCGGAACGGGATCGAGTCTTCTTCAGGGGAGATCCGATGGCTGTGCTGAAGGTTGGTATAAGGGCCTCTAAGTGCGCTGGATGCGGTCTCTGCGAGGAGTACTGCATTGTGGATGCAATACAGATCGTAGGGGGGAGAGCAACCATAGACCCGGGGAGATGCACGAGCTGCGGGATTTGCAATGAAGTATGTCCCCTCACCCTCTACTTGAGGAAGATAGTAGAGATACGAGATTGGAGGGGGGAGATAAAATATGGGTAG